The DNA region GAAGATATTAATACATAGCCATTTTCAGATGCAACACTATTGtttaagtattttttaaaaGGATTAGCTAAAAAAATCTCTCCATGGATTTCTTCAACTTCCATAATCTTAAACTTCAAATCGATGTGAAAGAAGTTTAGATGTTATTTTCACTCAAACTTATCTGCATTTGTCTGAACCGATTTCAGAAATGATTTTGGCTGTGAATTCCAAAATGTCATTGTTTATATTCTAACATCGTCATTCTTAGTCTCTTACAACATCTTCTTCTGTACTACTATTGAATGTTAGAATACAGCATCACGAGATTCCTCACgttctcatatttataatgaCGAAACCAATCACATTATTCAAACTCTGCCTTACTTGATTTAATCGAATTTAAGTAGCTAGGAGGATTTTGATCTtgtgaaaaaatagaaaatgagttACAAAGCAAGGATCTCAATCTTAACATAGTAAGATAAGAATGAATGCTAAAAGATGCATGATTGTCTTGACTCATTTATCCTTAAAAACAAGACAAACAAAGACAGCCGTTTTTCTAAAGTTGCTAAAATCAATACATAGAAATGAAAGAATTGCATAATGATCCTATAATTGAGTTTCTGTTAGCAATAAATGTCTAACTCaggtttattttttttgttttgacaTTCTCTCAAGAAAATGAATACATGTACTTATTTATTTTCCCACTCGAGACATGACGTTTTTAAGTTTTGTAAGAAGCATCTTGGCTATAAATATTAGTAGAATCAGAAAATTTCTCATTTTTAAGCCAAAACTGTCATTTAGAAAGTTGCAATTTAGGGTCTAGTTACCAAAATAGGCAATGGCCCTACTTTGGCAAGCTGGTACCAACATTTGATGCCTTATTTCGACCTCTCAAGGCTCAATGAATCTGCTGCTCTCAAAATCTACGCGGCCGGCCCACCATGTGAGCTCAGCTGTGATGGAACTCTTACTGCTAATTAACCGATACTGATCCTTAACATACGGGAAGGTGTCAGCCCGGGTGGTTAGGTTTCTTCAAGACTTATGAAAACATGGAAATTTCATGTTTAGACAATGAATGAGATTTGCtaactcattttttattaattcttGAGATTTTCTTCTTCAAGATTTAGAAACATAAGCACATGATTTTGTATTTTAGTCATCACATACTGATTTTAAGGCAGCAATAATATGTGGTGATAGAGAGCCATGCTATGCTACCAACTTAGCCCTAAGAAGAAGCATATAACAAATTCTAAATAAATCcacattttcaaattttctcaAGATCTTCTTACCAAGCTGGATTATGATAAACCTTTGTTGTATGCATAACTTTCTAGAAATATTTCAAGTTaacagaaaaaaaattgaaaccaaATGATTTTTCATGTGTCATCAATACATTGTAACTTTGCTGCAGAAAAATAGTATCTGTAAAAAAAACTAGTTCTACAAAACTCTGTTCCTCTACAACAGATCAGCTGAGGCTCGATGTGAAATCAATGAAACTCTATTCAGTTTAATGGTAGAAGCTCTATTTAGTCAAGATAAATCACATGATTTTCATTATGCTAACAGCATCCAACCTTATTTAGTTTCTGTTGCAAGTTTATCAGAAGAATTTGGTTGTTTAAGAGATCCATATGAATGAAGGAAACATAAGTTTCTCAATAATATACTTCATGTACATTTCTATGTATTCTCATTGGATACATTTTCTAATCTACAAAAATCTACTTCTAAACACCATTGCTATAAATCATCTTCTGCTCAAACCAGAGATGAAATCTACAAATAAATCCTTGCTGCAAGGGATGGTGAGGCCACCCATCGGGTGATTGAACCCGAATTCTTCCTCGGCTTGAAAAAGCAATTCTTGAAACGAAGGATGGTTCAAGTACACGACTGGAATAACAAAGCGCTTCTTTTCATTATCACCGACATAGACTGCAACATGGCCTTTTGGAACTTCAGCCGACCTTCTTTCATTGGACAAAGAACGTCTTAGAATCTGGCGAATGGCCATTGTATGAACCTTTTTTGAAGTTAGAATGAGATGAGGAGTTATGAAAGAAATCAAAGTCAAGAAAGGTAGAGAATCTGTTGAAGGCTTGTTGATGGGTTGAAGTTGAGATAAGTATTGTATATATAGGTGGAATAGAAATATTGCATCCCTTGGAAATAGAGATTGGTTAGAAAATAATGGATATGACAGTTGGGAAACACAAGAAAATGAATCATCACATGGATTTGTCTTAAACACATTTAGCAAGAAATCAAGATTTTGAATGGCATTGTTCCCAACTAACTCTTGCAATGTAGACCTCATTTTCCCCACATAAACCAAATGCACCACAGAAATCAAATAGGTGCACAAAACATATCCCATAACTTGTTCATTTCTTCAAATGTGGACCAttccttttttttgttctaTAATGTATAATGCAGATTTAAGGAAGATAAATATGTGAAGTATAGTTGTAAAATTCAACCATATTAATGATATGTTTCCAAACAGCACAACCATGAGTTAATAGACATGAAACTAAGATCACATGGATTTGTCTATGTATAAACCAGCAAGTCTGTTAAAAAATATGAAGAGTGAAAGCTTATGATGGCCAGTTTTTGTGTGAGAAACTGGTCATTTACATACAATGATACATATACACTCAAACATTAGCAGATAACTACAACCATTTTTCAGTTCTTATCTTCTAATGTTGcagttttaatttgttaataAGTATAGCAAAGCAGAGATGCATACCATTTTGCAGTAGAAGTAATGCAGTTGCAAATTAAGGCATACATCAAATTTTAGAGTTAGGTGAAGAATAATTGAAGTGCGACACTACATTTGGATATCTGTACAGCTAGAATCACATGGTTTTGCCTTCTAAACATCAGTCCTtcctttttataaaaaattaaaataatagtgtGATTTTCATATTAGTACAAATTAAGAGTATCCAAATTCTGATCAAATATTTACCATGCCACTCAACAAATTAAAAACTACCATTTCTTCAATTCAAGAATGTTTATATCTGTGTATGTTTTTGACACATAATCAAACAAGATGATGAAAAGAACTGAATAATTGATTAATCTCTACATATATCTTGCTATAAGAAACTACTCTACAAAACTTTGATACTCTGAATTCTAAAACATGTTTCAGCAGCAAATCATGTTCTGCTCAAGTCAGAGACGTGATCAGCGAATAGAGGAggtctttcttcttttgtgctaagagagtaatggaattccaatttaatgaaggagaatatattcattctaattgagggagtgacgcataatgattgtgcgtcgttcttaatgaaacgcataaccattatgcgtcgttaagtaatgacgcataaggattatgcgtcgcttaacgacgcataagggttgtgcgtcgctCATGAACGACGCACattggttatgcgtcgttaaggcGGCTTTTATCTGGAGGCACGCAGATCACAGAACGCACCTTCATACACTTTCAATTCCTCTATCTCGGCGATTTCCGGCGTTTTCTGGCAATTTCCGGCgatttctccataagatccggtaatttgttcatcaatttagctacattcatcattattcatgtttattgtgctttcatttgttagttttacccaatttatacaaattagggcttgtaggaaaatgtccataattgtcgttggtttatatgtttttgatgcagaaatcatgcaagtatttgtgagtttgtattggggtggtagagtagttcaactaccacatatgggtattggttatgacccacctcgtgcgaggagctccattatattaaattcatgtgtttcctATTATGAGTTGGTAGCAATGATTTGTGATGCGAtgggaatagatatgaaccaacacacaattgaattattatggagacaatgtatagtctatggttccggtatgagttatacatgttctgtgattcGCAATGATGATAGtgtaatgtttatgttcaacaatgctcaaaattcaagtgggtgtattgaattatttgttgagtattcacctgtgaggagtgaagaaatcccaccagttgttgattatggtattggagcatctgcgaggtttgaacaaatgagttttgagtgtggtattggatcatctgcgagggtggaccaaatgaatgagcagagagatgttgtagatgttgtagatgttgtagatgttgctgatgttggtgttggattgaatgatgaggtagatgatgcagatgatcttgatgagccaaggccactatccgagacagagccagaccccgatctcagtgatggtgatggtgctgatgatgtcggtgctagttctgatgatgagatagtaccatgtaaacctgttatgcaaggtgaacaaccacttccggaatacaatcctaatgggtttagattctttcgtgaattaccaagtcgtccttctggagtatcggatgatgtgggaggtaatgaacacagccttttgtattggaatgagaatgagccgcatcggattgtgttgggaacaaaatttgattccaagctacacgtgaaaactgctataactatgtggagtttatggaatgaaaaacagtttaaggttgtcgagagcaaattaagaaggtggcatgctgtatgcaaatttccagcaggaacgacagtcacaggggcaggcatcatcagcaccaccgatgctgaaaaggcgagggaatgtaagtgggaggtttcagttacacaaaggtcgcatgacgatatgtgggaagttaggaagtggaagaatCGACATACCTGTATAGGCCATCGTGCTAATagagatcatgctaacttttcagccccaatgatagctctgttgattcgacatcatgtgcgacaatgtgccgatttcaaggtcttctcaataatagctgatattcaagacagatttggtgtgttaatcagttataagaaggcgtggtatgcaaagagaaaggctatagagtttgtatacggtggatgggaggagtcgtttaggcagttgccaagctacatgtttgaactccagtcacagaatatgggcacaattgttgagtggaagcataacgatctgttgagtcagaggcgtacaatggtgttcaactatgttttctgggcatttgggcctgcaatacatgcgttccagaaggccgcaccggtgttaacagtggacgggactcaccttcgaggaagatttaaaggtaagttgcttgttgcttgtggttttgatgctaacaagacatgcttgcctattgcatatgctgtggtggatgaagaaaccaatgacagttggtcgtggtttttggatcatgtcagaactcatgtagtgaaatacgagagggaggtgtgcattatatcagataggcataaaggactcttgaatgcaatggagtctgaaatcatgactagggccccgcagatacaccacaaattttgtttgcttcatgtgagggcaaatgtgttgaagaagcaCAAGGGCCCCAATGTGAAGGCCATTATATGGAAGTTGGGGGTCAGTTCTCAGGAACGTAAATTTGCCAGAAGACGTCGAGCACTATATGATGTCAACAGTGGTGCGGTTCGAATGCTGAATAGGATTACAAAAGAATGTTGGTCACTGTGCTACGATGGTGGACTTAGGTGGGGGGTGGCCACCACAAACATGTCGGAGTGCTACAATAACGTCTTGAGGGGTGTGAGAGAGTTGCCGATTAGAGCGTTGgttgatttgacattttggaGGACGGTAAAATGGTGGGCGGAGAAGAAGACAACAATAGAACACACCGAAGGTGAATTAACCCCATGGGCGAGGGACAGACTTGCTAAGAATGACTCAAAGGGGCGAAAACATTACATCACTGTCATTGACCGAGATCTAGGGAAGTACCATGTCCGAACTCGAGGAAGAATCGTACAAGGAGTGTCAAAGGGCAACAATGTTCAAATAGTCAGGTATTTGGAATCGAGTTGCAGTTGTggtaagtggcagatgtggagaatcCCTTGTTCGCATGCTTGTGCGGTTGCTAGAGACAGAGGTCATGTTATGATTGACCTGATAGATGAGAAGTACTACCTAGGTACATGGAGATCACAGTACTATAGTGAAGTTTCATTTGATGCACCAAGACATGAAGAGTATTGGGTTGCACCTTCATGGAAATTGTGCATCACCCCTCAGCAGTTGATTCCTAGAACGCGTGGCCGAGTTAGAAGAAGGAGGATActtaatcaaatggatgtccaGGAGGAGGATGAACCGAGAGCTCCCCGTCGTTGCAGAAATTGCGGGATAGAGGGGCATGACCGAACGAAATTCACTTggtgacgcataagcattatgcgtcacCAATAAACGACGCATAACACTTATGCGTTACCAAGtaacgacgcataagagttatgcgtcaccAAATAGAGACGCATAATAGTTATGCGTCACAAAAGCAATTTCGTTCAGCACTGTTTAGTCCAGaaacttcgcccggtcgggcgatttacGTGCCTAAAATGCCCGATCGGGCGATTTTATGATTCAAAATTTGTTATTTGTTTCATAATACGGTTTATATTTAGTATTCGTTTATATTTGTAACcgaattttatatcaaaatcataatactgatttatcaaaatcataatactTCGCTCGGTCATATGTTGATATTCGTTTATATAGTTgtttatcaaaatcataatactGTTCATTCAACCAtagcaaaataatatttgttgatCCTATTTTTCAtcacataaaaaataatcaaccACAACCTGTTTCAATAGACACAAATACTGACATATGCCCGAAATCTATCTAGATGGAGGCGTGAACTTTGTCGGAGCCTTCCCTTTGTTCTTCCTTGTTGAGAAGCCCCTGAATACATTCTGCATAGCCCGGCCAATCGTACTTGATGATCGTGAGGATCCCGCGGTCGGTGGTCGGAATATTACTTCGTCATGTTCCTCCCCGCCCTCTTCTTCCGGACCCTCTTCTTCCTGACCCTCTTCttcccctccctcttcttccggACCCTCTTCTTCCTGACCCTCTTCTTCCCCCACACGATCCATAAATTGATAATTCTGAAAGTACGTGTCACGTCCTTGTTGAGATGCATCCCAATCAGACACACCTCCAAAGAATGAATCACATGACGCGCGTGCTCCCCATTGCGAGGGCTCAATGCTTGCACCACTCAACTGAGACCATCCTGGGGGATCGTACTCCGGACTCAAGGGCTCTGGTACCGCATACTCAGGTTGCGGTTGCTGCTGCTGCGCCAACCTATGCTGTCGTGTAATCCCGTGCCCACCCGTCCGGACACCCGGCAGTCCATGACGAAGAGAAGTTGGTGGGCGTGGCGGCACGACCACATTTTGCCGTTGAGAAGATGGATACTCCATCGCATCAGCATGGTTCATCGCACGAAGTGCCGAAGCAGCCATGTCTCGAATCTGAATGAACCGAGGGTCTGTGTCATGCTCAGAGGTCAAATGCCATATCCCCTGAAGGGTCTCAACCTAGATAACAAAAATACAAATGACATCATACCACTTTGAGcaatacaaactttaaactaaactaaagacgtttttatatacaaaaacatcACATACCGCCAATAAATTAGAAGAGGCTGCCTCGTTCATCCCGTCAGTTGACTGTGTCCCAGGTTGAACTAGGTACGACACGGTGATCCTATTGTACCACGCCATATAACCCGGATTAATGCGACCACCTAGTGTCGCCGTTGCGTGGTCAAAAGTTGCTTGGAACCTGTCGTGGCGCAAGTCCcattcatcaatgaagaacttaTGTACCTTAGCCCAATCAGCGCCCTTCCTCCCACGGCGATGACTTTTACTCAAATGGCCGGAGCTATGTAGCATCCTATCACAGTACTGAGGAATACGCTGGTAGCGGTTAAATTGTCGACAAACGCGTCCAGCCTCGTGTGCCTCGACAAATGACCAGCACACCAAATAAGTATCGCACAAGTAGGATGCAGTCGAATCAATGCAGTACTCAGGGAGGATACAGTCTGCATAGGGTGTCCACAGaaactacaaacaaataaaataaaaaacacaattaatttcatactatagtaagtaaattcattaattaagaCAACACAAATAAATTTCACCTGGCCAGGACGGATCAGTGATAACTGATCACGATAATGAGCTACTGAATGTCGGGGcgcatttccaatttcagtaactccgtgccacctatacataatattaatgtcaaaagttatcaacaaaacacataattatgtgagttaatttaaacaaaaacattacttggctccgcacggggtatacggcgtgtgcataggcgatatcaagaaggctggcctcaatgtaggcattctttcccaggcccacagctgcaagagaaccataggtccaccgacatctcttctctgtctgcctacagaagcctcgcacaaataatgatacaggtatgctaacgcagcactaccccaactgatattAGCCACATCTTCCGGATCGTCTAAGGCATTTAACCACATAAAGGGGACCTTGCACCCTGTGGTGTCCGGTAAAATAAGCCCCCCTAACAGGATCAGAGCATGTATGCGTGCTCTTTGAATGTATGCATACACAGGCAGCCCATCACCCAACGGCATCGTCGCTTGGTGGATCAGAGACGTCATCAACAAACCACCGTGCTTCGTTTCGGTTTCTGAgtcaggtatccatcccaacaaatctctacacttgctggaccaatcttcaaatccaacagggtagtcacggccagtgaaagcacgaccgtctgctctcaaaccccacaggctttgcacatcctgtaaggtAACAGTAACTTCCccaactggaaggtggaaacagtgtgtctcaggcctccagcgctcgatcaaggtagttattagctcattgtccatcctcatcggtcttccacattcaaccacgcctctgaacccccatacacctagccaatacatcacattttcatgtataGGCAATGCCCACaccttactctccgtcctacgaCTTCTCAACACATTTGTTGTGCCATTCGCCAACAACGAGCTTGAAATGTGTTCGCTCTGATGAAACAGTAgtgatggatcctcaggtccatagcataactgttgttcggaacttgcagatgccatctacttcaaaacattcacccatgcttcaaatttttttcataacaactcaacaatcaacaagctaactaaattgcaacttAGGGGCACAATATATGCATAAAATCGCCCACCAAAAGGGGCACAATTACAAAAACTTAATCAATTGCTACTACCCattcaattatatgcatatgaaatacccaaattacggaaaatcgaccaacaaatccaacaatttcatcataaacgctaattttgctaaattaaatccatatgaaatacacaaattacggaaagtcgtccaaaaattccatcaatttcatcataacccataatttcatcataatcgctacttatatgcaacaaaacaacacaaaaataccaaaaatccatcaatttaatcAAAAACCCTACTTTTACTAAATAACGGAAAACCTGCCCAAATTAAACATTAAAGGATGTATTTagccaaattgaagaacaattaccggaaaatggttgcaaaatGGTGGTAATTCGCCGGATTTTGCTCGGATTCGTCGGAAATCGCCTGCCTCGCCTGCTTCGCCTCTTTCGTCGCGTTTCTGCCTGATTCTGCCTTCTGCCCGTTTTAAAACTCAACTAACGACGCATAAGTATTATGCGTCGCTAACtaaagacgcataagagttatgcgtcgctattaaacgacgcataagtATTATGCGTCTCTAATAAACGACGCATAAGTGTTATGCGTCTCTAATAAACGACGcacaatggttatgcgtcattaactAACGACGCACAATgattatgcgtcgtttaatagcgacgcataaggattatgcgtctttttgttagtgacgcataagagttatgcgtcactccctgaagCGGAATACGACTAatgctcttcattaaaatggaattccattaaaatcctttaccaaaaaaagaattgatCCGCGAATAGACCCTCGCTGCAAGGGATGGTGAGGCCTCCCATTGGATGACTGAACCCGAACTCCTCCTCAGCCCGATGCAAAAGCTCTTGAAACGAGGAATGATTCAAGTATGACACTGGGATCACATAACGCTTCTTTTCATTCTCTCCGACATAGATAACAAAGTGCCCTTTTGGGACTTTGGTTGGCCTTCTTTCACCAGACAAAGATCGTGAATTTGGCGAATGGACATTGTTTATACAAAGTGAAATCTTGCTTAGTTGTGGTGAAAGTAAGTGATATAATTATGATTATTGAATCCAAAAGTCAACTAAGGTAGGTACTCCACATAAAAGCAAAAACCATCTTAAATTACGATTTATGACCCTTTTTCTACCCAAAGAGGTTACTGTAATGTAGAGTAACAAAGCAATGATATTAATCTTATCAGAGTTTATGGATGTATGCAGAATCAGATCGAACATAAACTTGAATTTAGATGAGGAAATTTGTTTACTTGGAGAAAGCTTGACTACTATTACTAGAAATTTTCTCATTTCTATCTATCTTGTTTAGCAACTTTGAGAGATGAAAGCATCAACAAGAATGTCTTTCTCTTTGTTCATAGCTCATACTGTCAGTCCCGATAGATGGATCAAAAAGTTAAGTATATTTAAACACTGATTCAATGATCGTAGGTACTTGAATTAGACAATCACATGATTCTGTATTCTCACATCCAAATTGATTTCATTTCTTTTGCAGATTTTGGTTGTTTTTAAGGTAACAAAAGTTTCTCAATGATATATTTCATATACTCTCATTGGATACAATTTCTAAGAGATTGTAGTCTAGTCTACAAAATTCTACTCCTAAAACAGCAATGCTACAAATCATCTTCTGCTCAAACCAGAGATGAAATCTACAAATAAGTCCTCGCTGCAAGGGATGGTGAGGCCACCCATCGGGTGATTGAACCCGAATTCTTCCTCAGCTTGAAACAACAATTCTTGAAACGAAGGATGGTTCAAGTATGCCACTGGAATCACAAAGCGCTTCTTTTCATTATCACCAACATAGACAGCAGCGTGCCCTTTTGGAACTTCAGCTGACCTCCTTTCATTAGACAAAGACCGTCTTAGAATCTGACGAATGGCCATTTTGTGAACCTTTTCTCGAGTTAGAATGAGAAGAATAGTTATTATGAAGGaaatcaaaaatcaagaaaGATAAGAATGTATTGAAGGTTTGTTGATGCTTGGAATTGAGAAATGTGTTGTATTTATAGCTACACAAGAATAGTCGTATACCTTTGGAAATCACAGAAATGTTGACAAGTGTAGGCTCTGAAGTTTGAAGAAACACAAGCACATGAGAATTCACATGGATTTGTCGATCAATGTTTAAGCAATAAAATGAAGATTTTTGATGAATTGAATGCACTGTTTGTTGCCATAGTTATGTCACACCACATATATATCTGTTGTTGCTTCAATAAAATCTCGAGACAAAATCCATGTGCTTGTGTTTTCAACTTAGTCCCATTTTGCATATCTACCTGTGTTTTCTTCTGTCCATAGAAGCAAAAACTTCTTAAATTATGGCTTTTCTTCTGTCCAAATTTCATTATGTGACCATGGCTTGTTTCCATAGTTGGTTAGATAACATTATCTCACACCACATATATCTTGTTGCTTCAAGAAAATCCCAAAACAAATCCATGTGCTTATGCTTTCAACTTTGGCATCATGCCCCATTTGCATATCTACTTGttctcttcatttttcatttCGATATACCATTTCTGAAAAGTCTATTTATACACAACGCATTTCTTTATTGCAGCCATCATCAACTCTTTCACCATATAAACTTGAGATTATCTCCCACAAAAAGTTGCTCATTTCAGCTCAGTTTCAAACAAGAATGGCCGTGCAACAAATGCTGAGACGGTCTTTATCTAGCGAGAGAAGATCCGCTTTCTCAAGAAATGAGGTCTCAAAGGGCCATGTTGCTGTCTATGTTGGGGAGAGTGAGAAGAAGCGTTTTGTTGTTCCACTCTCGTACTTGAACCACCCCTCGTTTCAAGAATTGTTATTTCAAGCTGAGGAGGAATTTGGGTTCCGTCACCCCATGGGCGGACTCACCATCCCTTGCAGCCAGGACACATTCATTGACGTCGTCTCTGGCTTGAGAAGCACATGACATACACTAGCCATGTTTTAGGAAAAACACATTTTTGTAGATCAGACTTTAGAAATGTATGTAATGACAAGAATGAATATACTTAGCCATTTTCAATGCAAAACTATTGTGTTATTTCTTGAAAGGATTAGCTCAAAATTCCGTCTCCATGGATTTCTTGAACTTCCATAATCTTAAACTTGTAATCGATCTGAAAGAAGTTTAGATGCTATTATCACTCAAACTTATCCGCATTTGTCTGAACCGATACAAGAAAAGATTACGGCTGTGACTTAAAAAATGTAATTGTATATATTCTAGAATAAAGTCCAAAATTGGTCAACTACACTTGTCTGAAAAAACTTTTTGATCCTACACTTTAGTCTTT from Salvia splendens isolate huo1 chromosome 9, SspV2, whole genome shotgun sequence includes:
- the LOC121749851 gene encoding serine/threonine-protein phosphatase 7 long form homolog — encoded protein: MHTPYTPCGAKWHGVTEIGNAPRHSVAHYRDQLSLIRPGQFLWTPYADCILPEYCIDSTASYLCDTYLVCWSFVEAHEAGRVCRQFNRYQRIPQYCDRMLHSSGHLSKSHRRGRKGADWAKVHKFFIDEWDLRHDRFQATFDHATATLGGRINPGYMAWYNRITVSYLVQPGTQSTDGMNEAASSNLLAVETLQGIWHLTSEHDTDPRFIQIRDMAASALRAMNHADAMEYPSSQRQNVVVPPRPPTSLRHGLPGVRTGGHGITRQHRLATPHLSPPS
- the LOC121749853 gene encoding auxin-induced protein 15A-like; protein product: MAIRQILRRSLSNERRSAEVPKGHAAVYVGDNEKKRFVIPVAYLNHPSFQELLFQAEEEFGFNHPMGGLTIPCSEDLFVDFISGLSRR